The sequence ACTGCATTTCCATTTGCCCCCAAAAGTCGCTGACATCTGGTTTATCATTGTGTTGGCCTCCTAATTCACAGGACCATCAAAAGCATGGGGTGTGCAGGAAAGGGCTTGGAAAGGCCACATACATTGATcagaattgtgtggtttttgaaaCTCAAAAACATTGGCCCTTTGAGTTTCTGAAACTtgaatttaattttgtttttctggAGTAAATAACAAATGATGAAATATCTGATAAGCTTTCCTTTCGTAAACAGCTCCTGAGCCAAATTAGTGTAATTTCCCTACAGGCCTCGCTCCCTGAGTGTCTCTGGGATCTTGACGCTGAATCCCCACAACCTATGAACAAGGTTaaactccctctctttctttctctctctctttttggaatgGCATGTTAAACATTTTGCATGGTTAGGGGATGACATGCTCTCCACCCATTCCTTTGCAACAGGACCACAGATTTCGGTGGAAATTGTGGCAAGACGTTTTGGTCCTTACTTGAGtttactctcttttttgtttttgtttggccaGTTGTAGtttcctccttctctttttctttttgcagctccAGATCAGAAACAGAAGGTAAGCCTCCTGTTATTGGGATCATTCTGACAATCAGAAAGTGTGCTTTGTTTGAGAACTCATTTAAGCCATTGGCTTAGTTTTCAAACAATGTTTCAGGGAACTCCAACATTCTTTAGGGTTCTTCAATGAGAACAACAGAGATGGCAACCAAGCATCCTTGAACTTTTCACTTGTTTCCATCACTACTGATCTTCTCTCACATTCTGGAGTGCCAAAGCATTATTGCATGACCTCTAATGGTGCTGAATTACCTGGGAAACTAGCTGTTAACCAGCTCAGGTATATGGCAAtgtccttaaaaatatatatcattttTTGCCTTCTTGATCCACACAGCGCTGTGCAGTTGGAAAGTATATAAATTTCAACCACTGCAGTTAGTGGGAGTGATCTGGGAATGGAGAAGAATGCCTCAGGCGATGAACTTAATAGAGGTATGGTGCAGGAGAGGAAAGGGGCAGTGTCACTCTCCTCAACAAACCTTAGACTACTGCAGTAAGATCTCACCACCGCTCACTTCTGCCCACTTTGAGTGATATTCAAGTAAgtattactcagagtagagccactgaaattaataaacataacCTAAGTTAGgtgctctgaataaaacttagttagTAAATACCATCCTTTATATAGTAAAAGTGTGGACCCGTAAATGATAGGCGCTCCTTGAATCAAAAATGCAGTTGACCACTTAGCCACTAAACTAATTgcttcagaataaaatccaaagcGCAATTGCAGCTAGTTTTTCCATGTATTTTTCACGGAGAGCCAGTTTTGTGCAAATAGGAAGagaaaactaaaaatgctttgatCCTGGCAAAGAAATTAAGCCTGCAGAAAGAAGCATCATTTAAATCCTTGGAGTCAGACAAGATGCTAGGTAGATCTGTCTTTGAGTCCTTTTCTTTGAGCCAGTcagttgctttattattattattattattattattattattattattattatttaacaatgTGAAAGATCCATGCTGCTCATTGTCCATAAGACTGAGCCTTGTGTTTGGTAACTGTGATCTTTTTCTTTCTAAGGTGCTGGTACAACACAATGAAGAAGAATCACACACAAGTGACAGAATTTATCCTGCTTGGGTTCTCTGTGCCTCCAGAGCTACAGATTGCATTTTTCAtcctgttcctgctcctgtaCATCCTAACCCTGATAGGAAATCTGCTGATAATGTCCGTTGTTTATTCTGATCGGAGCCTCCATGTTCCCATGTACATCTTCATCTTTGCTTTGTCTTGCTCTGAAACCTGTTACAGTTTAGTCATTGTCCCCAAAATGCTGGTTGATTTGCTAGCAAAAGTCAGAACAATCTCTTTTGCATGGTGTGGtgcacaaatgtttcttttccttgGAGTGGGTTCAGCAAACTGTCTCATTCTTCAATGTATGGGCTATGATCGGTACCTAGCAATATGCCACCCCTTGCGCTATCCTCTTCTTATGAACACGCGGGTAATTGTCTGGCTCATAGCCATTTCCTGGATTTTGGGATTCCTCATATCTCTAAGTGAGGCTGCTCAGATCCTTAGGTTGCCCTTTTGTGGCCCCAATGCCATCCGGCACTTCTTTTGTCACATGAGGGCAGTGGTTAGGTTAGCCTGCACTGTCGACAATACGACTGAAGTGGCAATCTCTACTATCACCATGCTGGTTCTGGCCAGCAGCCTTCTGTTCATCATGTTGACTTACATCTTAATTCTCTCCACCATCCTGCGCATCCCCTCCACGGAGAGCCGTCAGAAAGCTTTCTCCACCTGTGCCGCTCACATCATTGTGGTAAGTGTGCACTATACATTTGCCTCCATCATTTATTTCAAATCGAGCTCAGCTGACACATTAGAGGATGACACGCTATTGTCTATACCTTACACCATAATTACTCCGTTTCTCAGTCCCATTATCTTTACTTTGAGAAACAAGGAAATCAAGGTTGCAGTAAGGAAGGTAATCACTAAAAAGGTACTTTCCCAAAAGATATGAATAcaataaatgcaaacaaattcCATTTAAACCAAATTGTATTTGTGGTTGTTTCAGTGTATCGCTAGGTTGTGTAGCAAATGTCTTCATGTTAGAGGATAGCCCAAAGGGTATGAGTCCTGGGTCTTTCATATTTGACCCTGGGTGCCCTGCCTAATCCTCTTCTTGGCTTATAGAGTGACTGGTGGCCTTGCAAATTGAAgtactcacactcacacaccatCTTAAATTTCCCAGAGGAATCTATCCATATAAATcatcatatgcaaattttataaaAGTTTCTATGATGGCCATGTGGTCTGAGTTTGTCCATTGTTCTCTATCGCAGACTCTTTGTTCTTAAGTTATAAATTGTCatataagaagaaaacaaaagcaatgttgtcagagctgcccgaggtcccagctcacagaggaccaacgctgcttcgttgtttagtataaaattatttattgaagttcagtttcacttccacagctgcagcgtgcagcactacgtctcaaactttagaccgccgaagctccgtctgaatctcctcccccctgacaccagtttaagactctagccttgctccacctcttcctttgttctttcctcctctgggtccgcctgcccgtcggggtctcgcccttcctagactcttctgacgctgagtcccctgactcttccccctccctccgtcgggctttaggacctggctcccaatccgggttttctgctgtcccgcgcgcctgcacatttgaacttggcgcgcgcacccagcctcccactttccttctgaccgttacactgctgtcactgctccctccttcggggaggctagctggacctgacctcccctccgtttccccactttccgatgggggcgtggtcagccctgactcatcttctctccccgctggaggagaggctggtcctgacacatgtgactcttcccctccactgcgctctggtgggggagctggtcctgatcccccgctgctgccttgggactccccgctggccccttgcttctggtgtgtcccccctgggaccccccttgccctcaccatcggcgcccccttctgggaatcttctgattcgctggagaagctcatggaatctctcgggtcactgtcatactcccctacgctcccctcggattcctctccttcgctctccatttcctctctcccctgtgcttctgctcctgagcccctgacaaatgTATTCTCAAAAGAGCTGAAATTAGTGGAAAATATTTACAATAACAAGTCACAAAGAAGCGCTGAGGACAGCATCCTGCTATTTATTGGCTAATGAAAACCTGCAGAGGATTCAAACCCCATGATCTTAATGCAGACCAGATGAAATACACTTGAATTTCCTGATAAGTGTTCATTCAGCAAGTTCATGATGAagttttcctcctctggttcatGACCTTGAGGTCTGTGTTGGGGTGTCCTGGAAGTCTGCTGGTTTCAGAGTATGGCCCTTTCTGATGTGATTCATTTTTCCTTTGGGGCAAAGTCACACCTATGTAGAATGGAGGAGGGCACGGCTTTGTGGGCTCCATGTTTGTGTCTCTGTTGTGTGGCCTGTTGTTGCTGCAATAATAGATGGCTGTGTGTTTTGGAGTACCCTTCTGGAAGGATTCTCATGAGTGgacgtgcgcgcgcgcacacacacacacacacacaccagatccaGAGCAATAAACTGATCTAGAGCATTTGTTCATAGCATTCTGTAACTGATTGAGGATGTACACCAATACTCTTCACATGCTCacctccttccccacccaccGAGAAAAGCCCTTTGCCCCTGCAGTGCCATTTCTGATGCTTTTCTTTCAGGTGCTGCTTTTGATTTAGTATTTGCATGCTGCTCTCCCAACAACAAAGCTGAACAGCGAAGTAGAGAAGACCATATTTCCATCCATAGAGCCAGTGCTAAAGAACATAGTCAAGGAAAAAACCAAACCATTCAATGAACAGTTAATGCAGTTcaatacaaacaataaataaataaataaataaataaataaccaaccaaccaaccaaccaaccaaccatgaaTACCTGCTGAGATAGGAAGGGGGCTTTTTCCTTATGCAGTGCAACAGCACAACCCTAGACAGCAGCTTCTTTTATAATTTCTGCCGCAAACTAAGGCAAGCCAGCTGGTCTCACTGAGCTCTGGACACAACACAAGCACTCCCTTGCAAACTTTGCTGCCACTACTATGACCAGTGAAATTACCGAGGTTGGAGTCCaagcccacctccccaccccaacaaTGTTGTAGCATGTGGCTGGGAGACCAGCTTGAGTGActagctcctgctgctgctgccctggaaGGATGCTgagggaaagagaggagaagCTGCCAGCCATTGCATTCAGCTCCATCCCCTTGCTCCTCCTGCAATGTCACCCAACCTGCATCTTCACCCAGCTCCCTCAATATTTGGCGCAAGGTGGCGCCTCTGTGGGGGACAGCAGCAGTtctgagggttgttaggagacttCTTACTACCCTCTCAAAGTTatggttccctgggaagagggacagaATGTTAAACCACTCTAAGAATTGGAGCTCTGtgtagctctcagcacccttaacaacctgCAATGCTCATGAGCCTTTAGAGGGAAGCCATGCCAGTTAAAAGTGCCATGATGCTatcttaaatgtatagtgcagatgggacccatGTTAGGAGAGGGCCTTACTGCAAGACCACAGGAACTCTCAGATTCTGGCCTTTAATCAAAGTAATGGGGTCAAGGAGGATGTGTCCTCTCTTTCTGAAGTCTTGTGATGAGCTACTGAATTCCATAACAAGGCATCGTGTGACATGGTCCCGGGggttggagggggaaagtgagaaACAGAGGGAGTGAAGTGAATTCTGACAGAATGCTTTCTTTTGGCCACTTACTAAAAAGCCGGATGTGCTGCTACCCCAACACAGATAGAAACAGTAATGCACATGGCTGTTTTCAGCTCAAAACTGCCCATTTAACGTGGTTAGCCAGCTGTGCTTTTGAAACATCATGAGAGATCTGTGATAAATCAACTGAAAAGCAACACTTACGTGTAAGAGGCATTTGTGCCATCCACCCACTTCCATGCCATTTCTGTTGTCATGTATCTTAAGCCAATCCACTGTGAGGTCTTCTTTTTCATGTTATAAACGAGGAAATCCTAGAAAAAGATAGAGAATTGATGGATTTTCTCCTCACCCGCTCCTCAGTGTTCCCAGCAGTGGACCTGAGGACTGCACCCCACATGTCTCTGTACAAATGTGAGTAAATCATATGCACATGTTCACATAGCTAAGAAGTAGAGCACACACTTAGCATGCTGAGGGATGGGTGAACTTCTGCCTTCCTGTTTTTCTTGTCCTTTCAGGCCTCACATTGACAACTTAAAACATAGCTAGGTTGTTCTTTTTCACAATTGAagctgaagatggtttggatggGGGTGTGTGGATACATTGACACATGGTGcttcataagaaacaacaggatagatatGAATTTTTTCTACCATCATGTGctcactgcttcccaaaccagtagcaggagcacactggatgcagagtaaatagTGAGCTCCTGCTCTTTTGGATGTGACGGCCATTTTGTGTGATGCCACTCCacatgggagccattttgtgtGTAGCATTTCTATTTGCCCCAAAAGGTTGCTGACATCGGGTTTACTATTGTGCTGGCCTCCTAATTCACAGGACCATCAAACGCATGGAGCGTGTGGGAAAGGGCTTGGAAAGGTCACAAACACTGATTTTAAAAAGTGCCTCAAAAGAGAAGAATGCAACAACATGATTTATCCTGATTCCTTGGGCTAGCTGCCATCAATGTAACTTTCTACTATAGTATACTGAACTCTGATCTTTTGCTAGTAGAGGGAGGTTTTTTCCTGAACAGTGAAAGATACATTATTGAGGGCTAGACAAGGGTAGTAATATGACTCAGCAGAAGTCAATGCTTTATAACATCAATCAATAACTTGTTAATCACTacatcaggggtgccaacatgaacaaaatattggggggctcaggtaagccccgccccacataatcattcacaacacacacaccatttgaatggctatGCCCATCAACATTGATGGGGCCCTTGCCACCTCAAAAATGGGACGTCACCCTACTGAAAAAACTAAGCAATAAATTACAGTTGTTGAGGGAACGGAAACAAAAGGATAGCTTCACGATGGTTTGGCTTAGTTTTATTACGTTTGCAAGTCTTCTAGATAATAATCCCTCAAAAAGCAGTGTATAGCTCTATATGGCTAGAGTGATCCTACAAAAGGAAAAGGCCTTGGGATTCCATTTctaccccctttccccccacattCACATTCACACAAGCACATCCTTTTCTCCATTGTCTAATAAAAGAAACACTTAGTTCATTAATAATCATCCCTGCCCCAGACTCACTTGAATTTTTTACTAAATGACTGCCACTCAAATAAACCTGACCTCTTATCATCAATAAATATTGTCTTATTTTCTATTTATAGATTTtctatgttttttcttttctttttgtcaacATTTGGTGCTTAATAGGTATAATATTATGCTTTCTCAATCagaaaagtttctttttttattttccagatTAAGGGTATATAAATGTTCTACATTGTTAAGGGGCTGAAttgttaaaattaaataaaaatcattattatttttagtttaaaaacaaaagtatctaaagagctgtcatatagaagatgaagcaagcttgaagtgagccagtgtggtgtagtggttaagagcggtagtctcgtaatctggggaaccgggttcgcgtctccgctcctccacatgcagctgctgggtgaccttgggccaggcacacttctttgaagtctctcagccccactcacctcacagagtgtttgttgtgggggaggaagggaaaggagaatgttagccgctttgagactccttaaagggagtgaaaggcgggatatcaaatccaaactcctcctcctcctcttcttcttcttcttcttcttcttcttcttgttttctcctgctccggagggtaggacccaaccCAAGggattccagttacaagaaaggagattctgactaaataccaAGAAGGATGTTCTGAACAtaggagctgttcaacaatggaatggactcctttggaagtggaatgaaaatattccttggaggtttttaagcagaggttggatggccatctgtcatagatgttCTAGTCGAGACTTTTGCACTGCAGGAATttggatgaccctcaaggtctcttccaactgtacaattctatgattctgtaaaaacaacaacaacacctcagaCAACCGTTTATGTGGTCTACaaaagaatctcaactaaaatttATAGATATTTAAAGAGTGTAGCCATattagtctcttgcagcaaaaacagcccAAGACTCTTTTGGTGCATTTCGCAAAGTGGGCTTGAGTCAGCAGCAGTTCTGAACCATTTTTATTCTTGAAAGGTTAGTCCTTAAGAAGGATTCAAGAAGTGAACCAAGCATGGCTCAATGGACAGACAGGATCCAAAAACATAGAGTGCTTTTTCATATCTCAGCTATGCATGTAAGAAATAGCTGTGCGTGTAGATGAAGAAATATGACTAATTAGAAATATGATtaattagtatttttttaaactaaaaaaCATTGGCCTGTTGAGTTTCTGAAACTTGaacttaattttgtttttctggAGTAAATAACAAATGATGAAATATCTGATATGCTTTCCTTTATTAAACATCTCCTGAGCCAAATTAGTGTAATTTCCCCACAGGCCTCGCTCCACGAATGTCTCTGGGATCTTGACACTGAATCCCCACAACCTGCGAACAGGGTTAAGCTACCTTTCTCTTTTACTTTTTGGAATGGAATGTTAAACTTATTGCATAGTTAGGGGATGACATGCTCTCCACCCATTCCTTTGCAACAGGACTACAGATTTCAGTGGAAATTGTGGCAAGACGTTTTGGTCCTTACTTGAGTttactctctttttttccctGAGGCCAGTTGTAGtttcctccttctctttttctttttgcagctccAGATCAGAAACGGAAGGTAAGCCTCCTGTTATTGGGATCATTCTGACAATCAGAAAGTGTGCTTTGTTTGAGAACTCATTTCAAACAATGTTTCAGGGAACTCCAACATTCTTTAGGGTTCCTCAATGAGAACAACAGAGATGGTAACCAAGCATTCTTGAACTTTTCACTTGTTTCCATCACTACTGATCTTCTCTCACATTCTGAAGGACCAAAGCATTATTGCATGACTTCTAATGGTGCTGAATTACCTGGGAAACTAGCTGTTAACCAGCTCAGGTATATGGCAAtgtccttaaaaatatatatcattttTGGCCTTCTTGTTGATCCACACAGTGGTGTGCAGTTGGAAAGTATATAAATTTCAACCACTGCAGTTAGTGGAAGTGATCTGGGAATGGAGAAGAATGCCTCAGGCGATGAACTTAATAGAGGTATGGTGCAGGAGAGGAAAGGGGCAGTGTCACTCTCCTCAACAAACCTACTGCAGTTAGATCTCACCAACCCTCTGTCCAggttgggtggtattcaactaagtaaGCTTCTGCCCACTTTGTGTGATATTCAAGTAAGTATTATCCACTGAAATTAAGAAACAACCTAAGTTAGGTGCTCTGAATAGAACTTAGTTAAATACCATCCTTTATATAGTAAAAGTGTGGACCCGTAAATGATAGGCGCTCCATGAAGCAAACATGCATTTGAACACTTAGCCACTAAACTAATTGCTTCAGAATAAAATCTAAAGTGCAATTGCAACTAGTTTTTCCATGTATTTTTATGGAGAGCCAGTTTTGTGCAAATAGACAGagaaaactaaaaatgctttgatCCTGGCAAAGAAATTAAGCTTGCAGAAAGAAGCATCATTTAAATCCTTGGAGTCAGACAAGATGCTAGGTAGATCTGTCTTTGAATCCTTTTCTTTGAGCCAGTcggttattgttttattattattattattattattattaattgaatttatataccgccctatatctggaggtctcagggcagttgacaGGTGTAGACAATCATAAGACAGATGAACCAATTGTAAAATGGATGAAGTCAGAACTTTTGAGGTTGTGCCCTGTGGTACATATTTTGCTGGTAAAAAAGGCAAAGAGGTTATAATTGGTTTATTAAATTTTGTAATTATTAAACTATAATATATCAGATGGTTAAGAAGGGATTCTGACGCAATCTAGGTGCActcaaaggtaaaggcaaagggacccctgactattaggtccagtcgtgaccgactctggggttgcggcgctcatctcgctttattggccgagtgagccggtgtacagcttccgggtcatgtggctagcatgactaagccatttctggtgaaccagagcagcgcacagaaacaccgtttaccttcccgccggagcggtacctatttatctacttgcactttgacgtgctttcgaactgctaggttggcaggagcagggactgtacaacgggagctcaccccatcgcagggattcgaaccgctgaccttctgatcggcaagtcctaggctctgtggtttaacccacagcgccacccgcatcctcgtACGCTCATAGTGATCTTTTAATAACTAGTAACAATGTGAAAGATCCATGCTGCTCATTGTCCATAAGACTGAGCCTTGTGTTTGGTAACTTTGATCTTCTTCTTTCTAAGGTGCTGGTACAACACAATGAAGAAGAATCACACACAAGTGACAGAATTTATCCTGCTTGGGTTCTCTGTGCCTCCAGAGCTACAGATTGCATTTTTCAtcctgttcctgctcctgtaCATCCTAACCCTGATAGGAAATCTGCTGATAATGTCCGTTGTTTATTCTGATCGGAGCCTCCATGTTCCCATGTACATCTTCCTCTTTGCTTTGTCTTGCTCTGAAACCTGTTACAGTTTAGTCATTATCCCCAAAA comes from Podarcis raffonei isolate rPodRaf1 chromosome 2, rPodRaf1.pri, whole genome shotgun sequence and encodes:
- the LOC128407658 gene encoding olfactory receptor 10X1-like, whose translation is MKKNHTQVTEFILLGFSVPPELQIAFFILFLLLYILTLIGNLLIMSVVYSDRSLHVPMYIFIFALSCSETCYSLVIVPKMLVDLLAKVRTISFAWCGAQMFLFLGVGSANCLILQCMGYDRYLAICHPLRYPLLMNTRVIVWLIAISWILGFLISLSEAAQILRLPFCGPNAIRHFFCHMRAVVRLACTVDNTTEVAISTITMLVLASSLLFIMLTYILILSTILRIPSTESRQKAFSTCAAHIIVVSVHYTFASIIYFKSSSADTLEDDTLLSIPYTIITPFLSPIIFTLRNKEIKVAVRKVITKKVLSQKI